The genomic window AGTTTTGCCTGTGGCATAAACATAAATAACTTCATAAAACTGCGAATCAACGCGACTACCTTCAGTAATCAAATAGTTAAAACCAAAATCTACATAAGTTTCAGTACCAAATAAGCGCTGCAAGAAATCCATGACGCCAGGTATGCCTAAAAATGTTCCGGCAATAGGAGTAATATCAGAAGGACCTGCAAGGATCCAAATTACATCATTTGATAACTGAGCCAGAAAAGTGTTTAAATCAACATCATTAAGTGCCTGATAAAGTGTAAGGCCAACAGTCACAGCATCAGGATAACTACTTGGCATAATGCCATCATCAGCAGGGTTAGCGACCAATGCATATTGTGGATCCATACTTGGATCAAAGGCGCTAGCCATGGCAAAGGTATTGTTAAACTCTCTGAATTTTACAATACGATTATGTTCATCGAAAAACCAGGTGTGAACAATTTCCATGCTGAAGTGTTTGTGGGTTTTTCTGACTAACCCAGACTCAGAGAGATGCACATGGATAATGTTGCCTTGGGTAACATCATAGCGCATAGCTAATTCATTGATTCGTACTGACCAGGCGAGATCAAAGAGATACTTAAGTACGCCAATACGGTGATTATAGGTGCCTGCAAAAGGCACTAAGCCTTCGACGCCTTCGACTTTCCATTCAACATTGCGATCAACTAAATTTAAAATTTTTAAAAAATCACCTTTACCAAGATAACGATAATACCGTTGTAATGTTTTGGTAGGCCCGTCGTTACCATCGAGGTCTACCGACAGATCATGAATAAAATGATTGCTGTGATGACAAGCAACGGCTTTGCGGATAGGTGTGCTTACACTTGCAGTGACCAATCCAACAATTAAGAAGCTTTGCAATAAAATTTTCATGCTGCACTCCGTACCTCTTCGGGCAATTGAAAACATCTATAATGAAGTATACCTTCAGCGAATGAGAAATAAAATGCAACTAATAATTAAAGATAGTGTTAAAAGATCTGTAAGTATGAGTATATAGCTGCATTCACGACATATTATTTATAAAATAAATTAGCTGATTGTAATAATAATTTTAAATACATAATTATCACTTTTGCCATGTATTAATTTATTATTGGGTGTTACCGTAAAAGAGACACAATCAATGGTTAGCAGTAAATTTTCACTACTATTATTATTCAACTCAATTCGCCAACAGATAATGGTTTTGCTGTTTATTACTTTAGCATTCATTAATTTATCAACTGCTCAGGCCGCTAGTGATAATAGTTTATTAAAAGTAAATTACGGTACTGATGGTTTAATTACAGGAGGGGCTATTTTAGGTTGGGGATTAACTAATTTGCTGCCAGTTGATACGCAAAATAAATGGGATAAAGAGTTACTCACAATTGATGAGAGTGTGAAGCAAAATTTTTCACCAACGGCAGCTAAATATAGTGATATTTCGTTAATAACGACAATAAGTATGCCGCTTTTAATTTTAACCAGCCAAGGATTGAATGAAAGATATTCACAAAATGCACTGCTATATGGTCAAGCCGTTGGTATTAATTTACTTCTAAATAACATTGTAAAGCACGCAATTCAGAGACCACGCCCATACGTATATAATAGTGATATTAAGGTACAAGAATACGCCAGCACTCAAGGTAATGACTCTCGTCTTTCATTTTATTCAGGTCATGCAAGCACTGCTTTTACCGGCGCAGTTGCAGGTTCGTACTTGTTTGCGGTGGCAGAGAGCAAC from Deltaproteobacteria bacterium includes these protein-coding regions:
- a CDS encoding nuclear transport factor 2 family protein, coding for MKILLQSFLIVGLVTASVSTPIRKAVACHHSNHFIHDLSVDLDGNDGPTKTLQRYYRYLGKGDFLKILNLVDRNVEWKVEGVEGLVPFAGTYNHRIGVLKYLFDLAWSVRINELAMRYDVTQGNIIHVHLSESGLVRKTHKHFSMEIVHTWFFDEHNRIVKFREFNNTFAMASAFDPSMDPQYALVANPADDGIMPSSYPDAVTVGLTLYQALNDVDLNTFLAQLSNDVIWILAGPSDITPIAGTFLGIPGVMDFLQRLFGTETYVDFGFNYLITEGSRVDSQFYEVIYVYATGKTFTCEGIHTINVNEEGKINSFRSVNDTYSVAAGHTP
- a CDS encoding phosphatase PAP2 family protein, giving the protein MVSSKFSLLLLFNSIRQQIMVLLFITLAFINLSTAQAASDNSLLKVNYGTDGLITGGAILGWGLTNLLPVDTQNKWDKELLTIDESVKQNFSPTAAKYSDISLITTISMPLLILTSQGLNERYSQNALLYGQAVGINLLLNNIVKHAIQRPRPYVYNSDIKVQEYASTQGNDSRLSFYSGHASTAFTGAVAGSYLFAVAESNHKLSALVWGTQLAFASATANWRIKAGKHYYSDVLVGVIMGSLCGVAIPLLHQDQTTRYQPTAIEWLAMASGISTGIILSQLLPFEKALAEQDVVNKQHPSEALLTLNVVPMVVSHGGGLMLVGEF